The proteins below come from a single Thunnus thynnus chromosome 10, fThuThy2.1, whole genome shotgun sequence genomic window:
- the LOC137190883 gene encoding fucolectin-1-like, with product MDHSVLFHLLLLLGMHSVYTYQNVALRGKATQSHCSQGTENVFGAAYNAIDGNRESSFSAGSCSHTMEQPNPWWRVDLLESYIVTSVIITNRGDCCADKIDGAEIHIGNSLEGNGATNPVVGVISKISAVDSFTLTFSNRVEGRYVTVLLPGSQRTLTLCEVEVYGYRAPTGENLALQGKASQSTLYSYLGDAYHAIDGNPDSNYADGSCTFTTYIPSPWWRLDLRKTYKVFSVKIVTEDYYSYTLNGAEIRIGDSIVNNGNSNPRCAVIPESPGGSVLTFDCNGMDGRYVNVIIPNRTDYLVLCEVEVYGSGLD from the exons ATGGATCACAGTGTGTTATTTCATTTGCTGCTCCTCTTGGGGATGCACTCAGTTTATACCTATC AAAATGTGGCCTTGCGTGGCAAAGCAACTCAGTCACACTGCTCCCAGGGAACGGAGAATGTTTTTGGGGCTGCCTACAATGCCATTGATGGAAACCGTGAATCTAGTTTCTCAGCTGGTTCATGCAGCCACACTATGGAACAGCCCAACCCCTGGTGGAGGGTGGACCTGCTGGAGTCCTACATCGTCACCTCTGTCATCATCACCAACAGAGGAGACTGCTGTGCAGACAAGATTGATGGAGCAGAGATTCACATCGGCAACTCTTTAGAGGGCAATGGTGCCACAAACCCAGT gGTTGGTGTAATTTCTAAAATCTCTGCTGTGGATTCATTCACTCTGACTTTCAGTAATCGTGTGGAGGGACGTTATGTGACTGTGCTTCTACCTGGTTCACAAAGGACTCTAACACTCTGTGAAGTGGAGGTTTATGGGTACCGTGCCCCAACTG GAGAGAACCTGGCACTTCAAGGAAAAGCCTCACAGTCAACATTGTATTCATATCTTGGCGATGCATATCATGCTATAGATGGGAATCCTGACAGCAACTATGCAGACGGCTCCTGCACTTTCACAACATACATACCCAGTCCCTGGTGGCGACTGGACCTGCGGAAAACCtataaagtgttttctgttaagATAGTCACAGAAGATTATTACTCATATACACTCAATGGAGCTGAGATCCGCATCGGAGATTCTATTGTGAACAATGGCAACAGCAATCCCAG GTGTGCTGTGATCCCAGAAAGCCCTGGAGGTTCTGTCCTAACGTTTGACTGTAACGGGATGGACGGTCGCTATGTTAACGTAATCATTCCTAATAGAACGGACTACCTGGTCCTGTGTGAGGTGGAGGTGTATGGCTCTGGACTGGATTAG